tgtttttcaaattgattagccaaacacaaactactTCTCACGAAAACTATTGTTTTTTTGTTATGAAAAAACACTATGcaaaataaattgattttataagcttggccaaacaggctattagctAGTGGAGAATTCTTGTATATTTGATTTATGCATTTTTGGTAGTCTCAACTGACTTTTTGTCACTTTCAGAACTAATGCAGCCAACGATGTATCTCCGATTAAGCTGACACAAAGCATAAGTAGTGCTTACTTTCCTCGTTTCAGGTTTGTCTTGAATTACTTGTCTGGCCAACTCCTCCTCCGTCCCCTAGaataaaaaagagagagaaaaaaaagagaaatggtagaaaaaagggaaaaggagaTGTGTGGATGAAGAAGTCATTCCCCTAATTCCTTTTCATTAAGATAACATTTGAAAAACATCAGTTGGATCTAACTAGTCTTTTCAATAAATTTTGCAGCCCAGATGGAAAATTGCTTATATTTTTGTCTGCTAGAAGTTCAGTAGATTCATGGGCACATTCTGCAACTGGTTCACTTCATAGGATTGATTGGTCATTCAGCGGAAAGCCAACTCCAGATGCTAAAATTGTTGATGTGGTAGACTCACGTTTTGTAATTCTGATTACTTGCATCAGCACTTTGAGGCTAGTTATCATTAACCATTTTAGCAGTATTATTTACTTTTAATTGATTCCGAGCTTTATCCTTTGGTCAGCACACCTACTAGGGGTTTCAAATGGGCGGGTGGgtcacaacccaacccgcccaattcttactaagttttaatttctttgtatgttcttttataattttttaagtaCCTAACaaaacttttgtttttcttttcttacggctatatatataacatatcaaataaaaacatgtctttttggaatattttaatAAGATTTCTCATGGGTCAATTTGGGTTACATATCAGCCCAACTTTTAGATGGGCTGAAATGGATTGGGCTAAAATGGGCTGAGCCAATAAATTGGCGGGTCAATGACCAGCCCAAACTTGGGCGGGTCATGTTTTCATGGGCTAATTTGCCACCCCTACTCATGCTGTGAGGGGCAACTGCAGGTTCCTGTTGTGACGTGTCCTGAGGATGGCTGCTTCCCTGGCCTTTACTGCTTTAGTGTTCTTAATAGACCTTGGCTTTCCGATGGACATACTATAATTTTATCTTCTATCTGGGGCAGCACACAAGTAATAATTTCAGTAAATGTGATAAGGTGACCAGATATTTTGTTACTCAATCTGAATGGCATGAATTCTTTTTCTGTACCAATGAGTTAATAATTGTGAAATGCGTCTTTATCAAAAATAATAGTGGAAGCGTATCGCGCATTAGCCCTGGAGACTCTAGCTTCTCTTGGAATTTGCTTGAACTAGATGGTGACAACATCATAGCTGGTAAGAATCAGTGTTGATACTTAAGTTATATACTTTATACTGGTTCCTGTAAACTGTAATAGTACTCCCATTAATCAAAGAGTCTTGCATTTTTTTCCGGTTATAGTTTGTAGTAGTCCCGTTGATGTTCCTGCAATCAAGTATGGTTCCCTTGTCCGTAAGGCATCCACAGAGGACTCATGGAGTTGGTTAGATGTTTCAAGCCCCATATCTAGATGCTCTGAAAAGGTCTGTctgttttctttgtttattttattttttttcctttatttattatttcatctAGTCTGTTCTGTTAGGCATTCACTTGCTAGGATGGCTTTTCTGAAATTTAAATGTCCCCAAATATGCTCACAGGTTACATCTTTGCTGTCTTCCCGCCAATTTAGTGTTATGAAGATTCCTGTCAGGGATATCTCGCAGAACCTTACTAAAGGTAATAACTCATCGCACTCTTCACTAAAGACTTGCTTACAGGTAGACGTGGATTTCTTGGGATGGGTTTATGTATCGTGATATAAAGACCAACTTCTTGCCATAACCTTATGCAAACCTGTTTCTTTTGATAGATTGCAGCTATTCCTAATGTTTTCTCATCTATAGGGTAGGAAAGctattaaaaaatgaacaatTTATTTATCTGTCAAGCTGTTTGATTACTCGCAGTGATTCTCCCATGAGTGCATAGGGGGTTAAGAACCCCATCGAACTTAAGGGCAAGTTTATAAATTCATGGAAGGACGTATGATTGTGACCTCTTATGCTATTTGCAGATCAATAGATGCTTGGATACTTCCAGATTACTAATCTCTGCTGTTTTTACTATAACCTTCAATGAGTTTTATTCATGTTAGGTGCCAGCAAACCGTACGAGGCTATCTTTGTATCCTCCAAGTTGCAGAGCCGTAACGTGTGCGATCCACTGATTGTAGTCCTTCACGGAGGTCCTCATTCTACTTCATTGTCAAGCTTCTCAAAGTCCTTGGCTTTCCTTTCCTCACTTGGTTATAGCTTGTTGATTGTAAATTATAGGTAACCAACATTACTGACTTCTTTCTTCACACCTCTGTTAATTATAATGGTTACTGAAATATAACTCCGACAGTGAAATACTAGTAACGTATATTTGAGATGCTAGATTAATGTTAAAACTCCCTCTGTCCTGATATATGTGAAACACCTTTCGATATTTAGtaacattttaattttataatacccattttacccttaatgagatgatttatagccacatatATGTATGGCTTATTTTATACCACAAGTTtcaagtcttcctttatttcttaaactccgtaccGTTGATGAGCACTTTTTATTTAATCTCCTCACAGAGGCTCCTTGGGTTTTGGCGAGGAAGCAGTACAATCTCTTCCTGGGAAAATTGGATCACAGGTACTTGTTTGCAGTCTCTTCGTTTTCTTTCCCTTAAAAGGTTTCTTCCTTACTTTTGTTTAGGCTTGAGTGGTTTTGTTATATGAAATagaatttctcctttttcataataATTCTATTAAGGGATTTGGAACCTAAGAGTGTTTGTACTCTTTTTTCATAATCTGCAGGATGTTAATGATGTACTTGCTGCTATAGATCATGTCATTGAAAAGGGACTTGTGGATCCATCTAAAATAGCTGTGCTCGGCGGGTCCCACGGTGGATTTTTGACAACTCACTTGATTGGCCAGGTCTACCAATTTCCTAATACGCCACTGTCTTTTATGGTTTCTATATGCACCCATTTTCCTGAACTTACTTATGGTGCTTGTCAAATTTGTTCAATAAACATTTGTGGTGCTTCACAAAGCGAACCCggacaattttttctttttttttttaaatgactaTTGCTTGATAGTTCTGTTACTATTTTTGTAGGCACCGGATAAGTTTGCAGCAGCAGTTGCAAGGAACCCTGTCTGCAACCTCGCTTTGATGGTCGGTACATCGGATATACCTGATTGGTGCTATGCAGAGACATTTGGAGATAAGGGAAAATCAAGTTTTACAGAGGCTACTTCAGCTGAGCATCTTGACGCCTTTTACCGAAAATCACCAATTCTACACATCTCCAAGGTATACGCCTCTGTTAAATCTGTATTCGACAGTCTCTTGTGTTAAGCAATTTATCTTTCTGTTAGTTCTCTAGAAATGCCTGcttaaattggaaaaaaaattgaaattataagtcATGCTAGATTTCAAGGATCACGGATACTGTTACAATCAACCTCTCTATAATAGAGTCGTTTGTCCGGATATATATTGGTGCTATGGTGAATTGGTTTTtttgataaccgtggtgtccgggccagcttgCACGCACCTCGACTAGTTCCACGGGATACCTTCCACCAGCAACAGGTACCaggtaactctatccaccaaggctaggacagatgagaagaaatcacctTGTATTTTTGTTTCTGCTGGATTTGAACCTAAGACGTCATagttctcaacccacttcattgaccactaggtcaCCCCATTGGGTGCTAGCTAATTATTGTTATAGcgaacatataatataaaataacatgaaaaatccGTTCCAAAAAAAACTTGGCCGTTATAATAAAATGTTGGTGTGAAGGatgactgttatagagaggtgtgACTGTATATGCGTCTCCAACATCCTTGTGTTTGCCAATTTTGCAGGTCAGAACTCCTACGCTTTTCTTGTTAGGTGCTAAGGACCTCCGTGTACCGATGTCTACTGGGTTGCAGGTGAGATTTCTTATCATCTTTCTTGTTGCTTGTTTTATTCATTGAACATAAAGGTTCATTCTTAAATGGAATCAAGTGAGATTTCTTATCATCTTCCTAGTTGCACCTTTTGTTGGTTGCATATCATGTTTCATTTTTAACATGATATCAAGGGTATGGGcaagctccttttttttttttttttggtatgttCATGGTGTATATCATTTACCTTTTGGTTCCTTTGAACAACTATGAACCAATCCATTATATGATCATATCTCTGCGGACTCTAGTTGTTGGCTCTATTGATAAAGACAATCTACAAGCTTTGTGTTTACTGATAAACTGTTGTAAAAAGGATCTGTTGAAGTACGCAATCATCTATGGACCAAAAGTGTTATATGTGCTGCCGCCCAATTGGCAATAAGAATCAGTGAATCACGTAATTCAGTGAGATGAAGGCGGGTTAGTTATTGTTGATAAGCCAGTTTCACGCACGAGATTCCTGTAGGTATAGAAGATTGGATGTCGTTCATAGAAAACCATATCCTTTTGTTCGGTTTTCTACTTTTTGGCATACTTATATACGGGTGTGTTTTGCCCATTGTTAATAAATTCCTATTACTTGATCAAAATGGAGCCATTACAGTACTATTTGCTCTGGTATAATAAGTGATGGCCTTTTAAGTTTTGGTTACTCATTTCTATACAATGTATTGCTTAAGAAAGTGTGTGATTTGCACTCTTATCATGTGCAGTATGCTCGGGCGATGAAGGAGAAAGGAGTGGAGGTTAAAGTCATCGTGTTCCCCGAGGACACTCATGCACTTGATAGGTAATCTGGTTCTATGTCCTCCATGAGTTTCATTTCCACTCTTTTGCTTTCAAATTTTGAACTCACATATATACATCTCTTTTGCAGACCACAATCTGACTTTGAAAGCTTTTTAAACATTGGAGTGTGGTTTAAGAAGTACTGCAAATAGATGAATTCTAAATTTCTATTGATGTCCTTTGTCACATTCCTTCATGCTGAATGCCAGAATATAAATCTCCCATCCAATCGGAAGATCGAGAGACGGGAGATCAGTAAAAATAATACAGGACACAGGAGATCTTTTTAGAGTCGTTTTCTTCCATTTGAAATGCAAGTGGGCATAGGAGATCATTTATTCCCTCTTTAAAGACTCAACTCTTCTGATATTAGTCCAATGATTTATTGTAAATCACAATTTACTAAATTATTAAATTGACCTCACATGGAGTTTTCTTCTTTCTACATGATACAGCAGCTCTAGTATAACttttgaaaaagggaaaaaaaaatgttattccTCGATATTTTGACAATAATTTTTAAACTTTGGGGAGAcaatattttggtttatttattcAGTTTGTTTGTTTTAGCTAATTCTAAGATGTATGAAAAGAAGTATCACTGTACTCTGTACTCAAATTAGTGTGATGTAAATCAATCTAGGCACAATAACTTTGGTGTTGCTTTCAATCATGGAGTTGCGAGCAGTCACATAAACAGAATTGTGTAATTGTTTATATCGTCCGctcttttgaaagaattttaaagTCATGGGTGTTAAATTACTTTTAGTCGTAGAGTTACAAATAATCAcataaggaaaatataattttctaatatttaagatatttagttaattaaattattaaccATTAaacatttccttatttgaataGGTAAAAACTTTTTACAATTAATAATTTAACATCAATTAAGATttcattaatataatttttttttctaacattTAGAAATacgagcccgtttggcttagctagctaataagtattatgttGAAAAACTCTTTCAAGTGTTAAAGCTGAtttaataaataagtaattatgtgtttggataaaagAGTTGAAAAACTGATAATAAGCTGTTGAAATGTTTAGTAATAAAgtttttataaatacttttttcTATTAAAATGATTTAAATGCCTTTAAAGTTATATCCGCTAATAAGGACGCGATTTTTGCTAAATTTACATTCCAAATtaattgaaatataaaattatttatgtctaatttattttaatacaaaattaattataaaatattactttCGATGAAAAGTAGTTATTTTATGATAAACGAAAATATAATCGACATTATttcttaaacacaacacaaacgACTTTTAAAACGTAAAGAAGATGAAGGGTGATTTACCAAAGGGAAAACTTAACAATCATAAATTCAATAGCACAAAGAGATAGGAAAAAAGACCAAATTTAGTTTCTTGGTTAAACAAAAAGACCAAAGTTAACTAAATATCGTTTATAAAGAGATGTGGGGTAAGATACGGCGTAGCATATTGGATCtcatataataaaatatgtaCTCTTATAAATATTGTGCAAGTAATTTAACTAAACTCATCATCCTTGCATTCCTGAAGATACCAAATTTAGCTATTGCGCCAATGTAataacatttttcatcatttaattaaatattgcatttattttaacCCAAATTActattttcaatttatttttgtacATCTTTTTGTTCATCAACGCAAAACTAGtgttaatgaaaacaaatgagccGTTATAGACCCTTAATATAATTGGCGGCAGTAAGCAGCTAATacttaatgtaattttttaaagtatagtaattaaataattagaACCGCCAAGCAAAGGGGAGTAAAATGGTCTAAACAAGAAGATAGTAGATTGTATATAAGGAGGGGAAA
This genomic interval from Lycium ferocissimum isolate CSIRO_LF1 unplaced genomic scaffold, AGI_CSIRO_Lferr_CH_V1 ctg51, whole genome shotgun sequence contains the following:
- the LOC132044644 gene encoding acylamino-acid-releasing enzyme; translated protein: MTNVLSSPLAAIRTPLVLLHSHRFPQFSCKYRILKPISNRPIWLNTRRSFAVLSKMNNVGAISTKEFPLGLDASSEEEYSSQSNLLQDFTSIPTIDKAWTFTSDGGSQGMFSMSQPNLLANKKRRYILPCQISKESKSAVSFKWAAFPIEMSNVSMMIPSPSGSKLLVVKNPENDSPTKFEIWGRSLVEKEFCVPASVHGSVYSDGWFEGISWNNDETLIAYVAEEPAPSKPTFTTFGYKKDNSTDKDSGSWKGQGDWEEEWGETYAGKRQPALFIIDVNSGEVRPVEGMGKSLSVGQVVWAPSSEGLQQYLVFVGWPSDPRKLGIKYCYNRPCALYAVRAPLSKLEVHQSGTNAANDVSPIKLTQSISSAYFPRFSPDGKLLIFLSARSSVDSWAHSATGSLHRIDWSFSGKPTPDAKIVDVVPVVTCPEDGCFPGLYCFSVLNRPWLSDGHTIILSSIWGSTQVIISVNVISGSVSRISPGDSSFSWNLLELDGDNIIAVCSSPVDVPAIKYGSLVRKASTEDSWSWLDVSSPISRCSEKVTSLLSSRQFSVMKIPVRDISQNLTKGASKPYEAIFVSSKLQSRNVCDPLIVVLHGGPHSTSLSSFSKSLAFLSSLGYSLLIVNYRGSLGFGEEAVQSLPGKIGSQDVNDVLAAIDHVIEKGLVDPSKIAVLGGSHGGFLTTHLIGQAPDKFAAAVARNPVCNLALMVGTSDIPDWCYAETFGDKGKSSFTEATSAEHLDAFYRKSPILHISKVRTPTLFLLGAKDLRVPMSTGLQYARAMKEKGVEVKVIVFPEDTHALDRPQSDFESFLNIGVWFKKYCK